One window of Papaver somniferum cultivar HN1 chromosome 9, ASM357369v1, whole genome shotgun sequence genomic DNA carries:
- the LOC113310832 gene encoding 60S ribosomal protein L21-2-like: MPAGHGLRSRTRDLFSRPFRKKGYIALTTYLRTFKIGDYVDIKVNGAIHKGMPHKFYHGRTGIVWNVTKRAIGVEINKQVRGHILKKRIHVRIEHVQPSRCREEFKLRKVQNDKLKAEAKARGEKISTKRQPEGPKPGFMVEGATLETVTPIPYDVVNDLKGGY, from the exons ATGCCTGCTGGTCATGGGTTACGATCTAGAACAAGAGATTTGTTCTCACGTCCATTCAGGAAGAAGGGTTACATTGCTCTTACCACTTACTTGAGAACTTTCAAGATCGGTGATTATGTTGATATCAAGGTTAATGGTGCTATTCACAAGGGTATGCCTCATAAGTTCTACCATGGACGTACTGGTATTGTCTGGAATGTTACCAAGCGTGCTATTGGTGTTGAAATTAACAAACAG GTTCGTGGTCACATTTTAAAGAAGAGGATCCATGTGAGGATTGAACATGTTCAGCCATCAAGGTGCAGAGAAGAGTTCAAGCTGAGGAAGGTTCAGAATGACAAGTTGAAGGCTGAGGCTAAAGCTAGAGGTGAAAAGATTAGCACCAAGAGACAACCTGAGGGCCCTAAACCTGGCTTCATGGTTGAAGGAGCAACACTTGAAACTGTTACTCCCATTCCATATGATGTCGTCAATGATCTCAAAGGCGGGTATTAG